In Arsenicicoccus dermatophilus, a genomic segment contains:
- a CDS encoding DUF5661 family protein, with the protein MKFQTFDEAVAKKAKGDDLVAYVIDRINDFTDGKDVDLDFLTRKAVGTFCTELGISRNWATLELDEIAPDGEEGVAVVPEDETVAILSALKYLVAEKVIEPSADGEDAPDLLNDFLPEGEEFQGERCLGHLWEFRYALAVELEHGVTRGTNVTQNHPLLTGLVVLAHLAEDRLYYARLWVMEVEGELFDAQLKGDSEAVLESLGDLALAQKHLQARLSEKVDEARAKAEQDTGDTKS; encoded by the coding sequence ATGAAGTTCCAGACCTTCGACGAGGCCGTGGCCAAGAAGGCCAAGGGCGACGACCTGGTCGCCTACGTCATCGACCGCATCAACGACTTCACGGACGGCAAGGACGTCGACCTGGACTTCCTGACCCGCAAGGCCGTCGGGACCTTCTGCACCGAGCTCGGGATCAGCCGCAACTGGGCCACCCTCGAGCTCGACGAGATCGCCCCTGATGGCGAGGAGGGTGTCGCCGTCGTCCCCGAGGACGAGACCGTCGCGATCCTCAGCGCGCTGAAGTACCTCGTGGCCGAGAAGGTCATCGAGCCCTCCGCCGACGGCGAGGACGCCCCGGACCTGCTGAACGACTTCCTCCCCGAGGGCGAGGAGTTCCAGGGCGAGAGGTGCCTGGGTCACCTGTGGGAGTTCCGCTACGCCCTCGCGGTGGAGCTGGAGCACGGCGTCACCCGCGGCACCAACGTCACCCAGAACCACCCCCTGCTCACGGGTCTGGTCGTCCTGGCCCACCTGGCCGAGGACCGGCTCTACTACGCCCGGCTGTGGGTCATGGAGGTCGAGGGCGAGCTGTTCGACGCCCAGCTGAAGGGTGACTCCGAGGCCGTCCTGGAGAGCCTCGGCGACCTCGCGCTCGCGCAGAAGCACCTGCAGGCCCGGCTCTCGGAGAAGGTCGACGAGGCACGGGCGAAGGCCGAGCAGGACACGGGCGACACGAAGTCCTGA
- the dgoD gene encoding galactonate dehydratase, with translation MKITTVTTYQVPPRWCFVKIETDEGVVGWGEPVLEGRAASVAATVDELADLVVGRDPRHIEDLWTLMYRSAFYRGGGIHMSAIAGIDQALWDIKGKALGVPVAELLGGQVRDRIKVYSWIGGDRPAETAAAARAAADRGFTAVKMNGTEEMQYLDSWDKVQLCLDNVGAVRDAVGPDIGIGVDFHGRVHKPMAKVLMKELEPYHLMFIEEPVLSEHLDAMIDVLHGVSTPIALGERLFSRWDVKDVLASGAVDIIQPDPCHAGGITETRKIAMMAEAYDVALALHCPLGPIALATCLQIDAGCYNAVIQEQSLGIHYNTTNDLLDYVVDPSVFAYEDGMVTIPTGPGLGIEVNEEYVAERAVVGHRWRNPVWRHRDGSFAEW, from the coding sequence ATGAAGATCACCACGGTGACGACCTACCAGGTGCCTCCGCGCTGGTGCTTCGTCAAGATCGAGACCGACGAGGGCGTGGTCGGCTGGGGCGAGCCGGTCCTCGAGGGACGGGCCGCCAGCGTCGCGGCCACCGTCGACGAGCTGGCCGACCTGGTCGTCGGCCGGGACCCCCGCCACATCGAGGACCTGTGGACGCTGATGTACCGCAGCGCCTTCTATCGCGGCGGCGGCATCCACATGAGCGCGATCGCCGGCATCGACCAGGCCCTCTGGGACATCAAGGGCAAGGCTCTCGGGGTCCCCGTCGCCGAGCTGCTCGGCGGCCAGGTCCGCGACCGGATCAAGGTCTACTCCTGGATCGGCGGAGATCGCCCGGCCGAGACCGCGGCGGCGGCCCGGGCTGCCGCCGACCGAGGATTCACGGCCGTCAAGATGAACGGCACCGAGGAGATGCAGTACCTCGACTCCTGGGACAAGGTCCAGCTGTGCCTCGACAACGTCGGCGCGGTCCGGGACGCGGTGGGCCCCGACATCGGCATCGGCGTGGACTTCCACGGCCGGGTCCACAAGCCGATGGCCAAGGTCCTCATGAAGGAGCTCGAGCCCTACCACCTGATGTTCATCGAGGAACCGGTGCTGTCCGAGCACCTCGACGCGATGATCGACGTCCTGCACGGCGTCAGCACCCCGATCGCCCTGGGCGAGCGGCTGTTCTCGCGCTGGGACGTCAAGGACGTGCTCGCGAGCGGGGCCGTCGACATCATCCAGCCCGACCCCTGCCACGCGGGCGGCATCACCGAGACGCGCAAGATCGCCATGATGGCCGAGGCCTACGACGTGGCCCTGGCGCTGCACTGCCCCCTGGGCCCGATCGCGCTGGCCACCTGTCTGCAGATCGACGCCGGCTGCTACAACGCCGTCATCCAGGAGCAGAGCCTGGGGATCCACTACAACACCACCAACGACCTGCTCGACTACGTCGTCGACCCCTCCGTGTTCGCCTACGAGGACGGCATGGTCACCATCCCCACCGGCCCCGGCCTGGGGATCGAGGTCAACGAGGAGTATGTCGCCGAGCGTGCCGTCGTCGGCCACCGCTGGCGCAACCCGGTGTGGCGCCACCGCGACGGCAGCTTCGCCGAGTGGTGA
- a CDS encoding NAD(+) synthase has translation MPAETFHSAYAQGFARVAACTAPTAVADPARNADQVVAAARELHEEGVALAVFPELGMSGYALDDLFLQQPLLEAVERELARVVEASADLLPILVVGAPLRRQHRLYNCAVVIHRGEILGVAPKSNLPTYREFYERRHFAPGDDVSGEIVVAGRAVPFGPDLLFAATDVAGFVLHVEVCEDMWVPVPPSAEAALAGATILANLSGSPITVARAEDRTLLARSASSRCLAAYLYAAAGEGESTTDLSWDGQTFVYENGDLLAETERFPQGPQRSIADVDLDRLVAERIRMGSFDDNRRTHHERAGRFRTVELTLQPPLTDIGLRRKVDRFPFVPDDADRLARDCYEAYNIQVSGLVQRMRAIGSPKAVIGVSGGLDSTHALLVCARAMDRLGRPRTDILAYTMPGFATTEHTRTNAQRLCEQLGVTFAELDIRPAATQMLKDMHHPFGAGEEVYDITFENVQAGLRYDYLFRLANHLGGIVVGTGDLSELALGWCTYGVGDQMSHYGVNTGVPKTLMQHLIRWCTTSGDFTEEVAGTLRSILDTEISPELVPTKEGEKPQSTEASIGPYALQDFTLYHVLRRGYRPSKVAFLAWHAWHDETAGEWPPGFPQERRSAYDLAEIRHWLEVFCQRFVTQQFKRSALPNGPKVVAGGSLSPRGDWRMPSDASPAIWLADLANVPG, from the coding sequence ATGCCCGCCGAGACCTTCCACAGCGCCTACGCCCAGGGCTTCGCCCGCGTGGCGGCCTGCACCGCCCCGACGGCCGTCGCGGACCCGGCCCGCAACGCCGACCAGGTGGTCGCCGCCGCCCGCGAGCTGCACGAGGAGGGCGTGGCGCTCGCGGTCTTCCCCGAGCTGGGGATGTCCGGCTACGCCCTGGACGACCTCTTCCTGCAGCAGCCGCTGCTCGAGGCCGTCGAGCGCGAGCTGGCACGCGTCGTCGAGGCGAGCGCTGACCTGCTGCCGATCCTCGTCGTGGGGGCACCCCTGCGCCGGCAGCACCGGCTCTACAACTGCGCCGTCGTCATCCACCGCGGCGAGATCCTCGGCGTGGCACCGAAGTCCAACCTGCCGACCTACCGCGAGTTCTACGAGCGGCGGCACTTCGCGCCCGGCGACGACGTGTCCGGCGAGATCGTCGTCGCGGGCCGCGCCGTGCCCTTCGGCCCGGACCTGCTCTTCGCCGCCACCGACGTGGCGGGCTTCGTGCTGCACGTCGAGGTGTGCGAGGACATGTGGGTGCCGGTGCCCCCGTCGGCCGAGGCGGCGCTCGCCGGCGCGACGATCCTGGCCAACCTGTCCGGCTCGCCGATCACCGTCGCCCGCGCCGAGGACCGCACCCTGCTCGCCCGCTCCGCGTCCAGCCGCTGCCTGGCGGCCTACCTGTATGCCGCTGCGGGCGAGGGCGAGTCGACGACCGACCTGTCCTGGGACGGGCAGACCTTCGTCTACGAGAACGGCGACCTGCTCGCCGAGACCGAGCGCTTCCCGCAGGGGCCGCAGCGCTCGATCGCCGACGTCGACCTCGACCGGCTCGTCGCCGAGCGGATCCGGATGGGCAGCTTCGACGACAACCGACGCACCCACCACGAGCGCGCCGGCCGCTTCCGCACCGTCGAGCTGACGCTGCAGCCGCCGCTCACCGACATCGGGCTGCGGCGCAAGGTCGACCGCTTCCCCTTCGTGCCCGACGACGCCGACCGGCTGGCGCGGGACTGCTACGAGGCCTACAACATCCAGGTCTCCGGCCTGGTGCAGCGGATGCGGGCGATCGGCAGCCCCAAGGCCGTCATCGGCGTCTCCGGGGGCCTGGACTCCACGCACGCGCTGCTCGTGTGCGCCCGCGCCATGGACCGCCTGGGCCGTCCGCGCACCGACATCCTGGCCTACACGATGCCGGGCTTCGCGACGACCGAGCACACCAGGACCAACGCTCAGCGGCTGTGCGAGCAGCTCGGGGTGACCTTCGCCGAGCTCGACATCCGGCCCGCGGCCACCCAGATGCTCAAGGACATGCACCACCCCTTCGGCGCGGGGGAGGAGGTCTACGACATCACCTTCGAGAACGTCCAGGCCGGGCTGCGCTACGACTACCTCTTCCGCCTGGCCAACCACCTGGGCGGGATCGTCGTGGGCACCGGCGACCTGTCCGAGCTCGCCCTCGGCTGGTGCACCTACGGCGTCGGCGACCAGATGTCGCACTACGGCGTCAACACCGGTGTCCCGAAGACCTTGATGCAGCACCTGATCCGCTGGTGCACGACGTCCGGGGACTTCACCGAGGAGGTCGCCGGGACGCTGCGGTCCATCCTCGACACCGAGATCAGCCCCGAGCTCGTCCCCACCAAGGAGGGCGAGAAGCCGCAGTCCACCGAGGCGTCCATCGGGCCCTACGCGCTGCAGGACTTCACGCTCTACCACGTGCTGCGGCGTGGCTACCGGCCGAGCAAGGTGGCCTTCCTCGCGTGGCACGCCTGGCACGACGAGACCGCGGGGGAGTGGCCGCCCGGGTTCCCGCAGGAGCGCCGCTCGGCCTACGACCTCGCCGAGATCCGGCACTGGCTGGAGGTCTTCTGCCAGCGCTTCGTCACCCAGCAGTTCAAGCGCTCGGCGCTGCCCAACGGCCCCAAGGTCGTCGCGGGCGGGTCGCTCTCGCCGCGCGGTGACTGGCGGATGCCCTCGGACGCGTCCCCGGCGATCTGGCTGGCCGACCTGGCGAACGTCCCCGGCTGA
- a CDS encoding ABC transporter permease subunit, with protein MNPVVLRLAFSSVLGRARLLPLLALPTVLLVLTGFARFVLGPDASADDPAGRAVLGTLGLVVVVPMLALLTATRLLGTELEDGTIYYLLSKPVPRWHVVVSKLIAGAATTLVLGALPLGLAALLLDPDSPVKALGWAAGGAAAAVAYSGLFTALSASTRHAVVWGLLYLTVWEGGLRTLLRGIEKVSVGAWATRVASEVGQMSVIAPTEIGLTHALVGLLLVLVVGTAFAAYRLSGLSITAADA; from the coding sequence TGCCCGGCTGCTGCCGCTGCTGGCGCTGCCGACGGTGCTGCTGGTCCTCACCGGTTTCGCCCGGTTCGTCCTCGGGCCGGACGCCTCGGCCGACGACCCGGCCGGGCGCGCCGTCCTCGGCACCCTCGGGCTGGTCGTGGTGGTGCCCATGCTGGCGCTGCTCACGGCCACCCGGCTGCTCGGCACCGAGCTGGAGGACGGCACGATCTACTACCTGCTGTCCAAGCCGGTGCCCCGCTGGCACGTGGTGGTGAGCAAGCTCATCGCCGGGGCCGCCACGACGCTGGTGCTGGGCGCGCTCCCCCTCGGGCTCGCCGCCCTGCTGCTCGACCCGGACTCGCCGGTCAAGGCGCTGGGGTGGGCGGCCGGTGGCGCGGCTGCCGCCGTGGCCTACAGCGGGCTGTTCACCGCGCTGTCGGCCTCGACCCGGCACGCCGTGGTGTGGGGCCTGCTCTACCTCACCGTGTGGGAGGGCGGCCTGCGCACCCTGCTGCGCGGGATCGAGAAGGTCTCCGTCGGCGCCTGGGCCACGCGGGTCGCCAGCGAGGTGGGTCAGATGTCGGTCATCGCGCCCACCGAGATCGGGCTGACCCATGCCCTGGTGGGGCTGCTGCTCGTGCTGGTCGTGGGCACGGCCTTCGCGGCATACCGCCTGAGCGGACTGTCGATCACCGCCGCCGACGCCTGA
- a CDS encoding 2-dehydro-3-deoxygalactonokinase, with product MSSTDVLLALDWGTSSLRAYRFGADGRVVGSSSSDDGVGAVHDRGPRALRDALARAARRAGATRPLPTLACGMVGSRQGWVEVPYVSVPADLATLTDRITVVPADEGPLHILPGMVDEGSLPSVMRGEETQVVGVLDRARWAGSESIEQLIVLPGTHTKWVTVRGRSLQSIATTMTGEVYALLRRSSILAATMTTTTALHREVFESAVRLARSSGVGATSTIFSTRSLGLLDRLPPEAQAAHLSGLLIGHELLDHQPPGDPPAWTLAGEEALCRRYACAGEVLGWPTPTIRADAAPRGLWRLATAAGLVRLVEEEAHE from the coding sequence GTGAGCTCCACCGACGTGCTCCTTGCCCTCGACTGGGGTACGAGCAGCCTACGGGCCTACCGGTTCGGCGCCGATGGCCGCGTCGTGGGCAGCTCGTCCTCCGACGACGGCGTCGGCGCGGTCCACGACCGGGGGCCGCGGGCCCTGCGCGACGCCCTCGCCCGGGCAGCGCGTCGCGCCGGGGCGACCCGGCCGCTGCCGACGCTCGCGTGCGGGATGGTGGGCAGTCGGCAGGGGTGGGTCGAGGTGCCCTACGTGAGCGTCCCCGCTGACCTGGCCACCCTCACCGACCGGATCACGGTCGTGCCCGCCGACGAGGGCCCCCTGCACATCCTGCCGGGGATGGTCGACGAGGGCTCGCTCCCCTCCGTCATGCGAGGCGAGGAGACCCAGGTCGTCGGGGTTCTCGACCGAGCTCGGTGGGCGGGGAGCGAGAGCATCGAGCAGCTGATCGTGCTGCCGGGCACGCACACCAAGTGGGTCACCGTGCGAGGGCGGTCCCTGCAGAGCATCGCCACGACGATGACCGGCGAGGTGTACGCGCTGCTCCGCCGCTCGAGCATCCTCGCAGCCACGATGACCACGACCACGGCCCTCCATCGCGAGGTCTTCGAGTCGGCCGTGCGGCTGGCCCGGAGCAGCGGGGTCGGCGCCACGTCGACGATCTTCTCCACGCGCAGCCTCGGGCTGCTGGATCGTCTCCCTCCCGAGGCGCAGGCGGCACACCTGTCCGGCCTCCTCATCGGTCACGAGCTGCTCGATCACCAGCCCCCGGGCGACCCGCCCGCCTGGACCCTCGCCGGCGAGGAGGCTCTGTGCCGGCGCTACGCCTGCGCGGGCGAGGTCCTCGGCTGGCCCACCCCCACCATCCGCGCGGATGCAGCCCCTCGCGGCCTGTGGCGGCTCGCCACGGCTGCCGGGCTGGTCCGCCTCGTTGAGGAGGAAGCCCATGAGTGA
- a CDS encoding 2-dehydro-3-deoxy-6-phosphogalactonate aldolase, with product MSDSLATRPGHGLIAILRGVRPAEAVAVATAVHEAGIGTIEVPLNSPDPLTSIAAIRAALPPTAVVGAGTVLTTDDVERVAQAGGEIVVSPAMNPEVIRATVAAGMISCPGVATPSEAFTALACGAQVLKVFPAEQVGPAGVKAWMSVLPPHTPVVPVGGITPATMADWWPIGVSGFGIGSAVYRAGSTPQQAGEQARAFVAAYAALSSKE from the coding sequence ATGAGTGACAGTCTTGCCACCCGACCCGGTCACGGCCTGATCGCGATCCTGCGAGGGGTCCGCCCCGCCGAGGCCGTCGCCGTGGCCACCGCGGTCCACGAGGCCGGGATCGGCACCATCGAGGTGCCTCTGAACTCCCCGGACCCCCTGACATCCATCGCGGCCATCCGGGCGGCACTGCCGCCCACCGCGGTCGTGGGGGCCGGGACGGTCCTCACGACCGACGACGTCGAGCGCGTCGCCCAGGCAGGCGGCGAGATCGTTGTCTCCCCGGCGATGAACCCCGAGGTCATCCGGGCCACCGTCGCCGCGGGCATGATCAGCTGCCCGGGCGTCGCCACCCCCAGCGAGGCCTTCACCGCCCTCGCCTGCGGCGCCCAGGTCCTCAAGGTCTTTCCCGCCGAGCAGGTCGGCCCGGCCGGTGTGAAGGCGTGGATGTCGGTGCTGCCCCCGCACACCCCCGTCGTGCCCGTCGGCGGCATCACCCCGGCGACCATGGCGGACTGGTGGCCCATCGGCGTCAGCGGCTTCGGGATCGGGTCCGCCGTCTACCGCGCCGGCTCGACCCCCCAGCAGGCGGGCGAGCAGGCACGAGCCTTCGTCGCGGCATACGCCGCTCTGTCCAGCAAGGAGTAG
- a CDS encoding IclR family transcriptional regulator, giving the protein MPDLAASQPLDSPEARALHADLAGAQTLLRGLVLVRAVAVGARTLQRASDATGITRSTCHRLLQALTQAGYLRHQAGEYFLGPTLMEMGFRAVEQSPVTALARPILQQLVDVQHDTVHLGIRDGGAVLYLDKISGSRGVEMRSRVGQRMPLSRTGVGKALLLDSGPDWDTQYDIDHEGTVTGQAREDFLRRMRTYAEAGVAWDLEENEIGIRCVAAPVRDASGAITAAISMSATSPYMPTARMRSLSTVMRATADRISRALGHQVDRDGLEEQDPCGTRTRGAAARRLAE; this is encoded by the coding sequence ATGCCTGATCTTGCCGCGAGTCAGCCCCTCGACTCCCCCGAGGCCCGCGCCCTCCACGCCGACCTGGCTGGCGCCCAGACCCTCCTGCGCGGATTGGTGCTGGTCAGAGCGGTGGCAGTAGGGGCTCGGACCCTGCAACGGGCCAGCGATGCCACCGGAATCACCCGCTCGACCTGCCACCGCCTCCTGCAGGCCCTGACCCAGGCGGGATACCTGAGACATCAGGCCGGCGAGTACTTCCTCGGACCGACGTTGATGGAGATGGGTTTCCGCGCCGTCGAGCAGAGCCCCGTCACCGCGCTCGCCAGACCGATCCTGCAGCAGCTGGTCGACGTGCAGCACGACACCGTCCACCTGGGGATCCGCGACGGGGGCGCCGTCCTCTATCTGGACAAGATCTCCGGCTCCCGCGGGGTGGAGATGCGCTCCCGCGTCGGCCAGCGGATGCCGCTCAGCCGCACCGGGGTGGGCAAGGCCCTCCTGCTCGACAGCGGCCCCGACTGGGACACGCAGTACGACATCGACCACGAGGGCACGGTCACCGGCCAGGCCCGTGAGGACTTCCTGCGTCGGATGAGGACCTATGCCGAGGCAGGGGTGGCCTGGGACCTGGAGGAGAACGAGATCGGTATCCGGTGCGTCGCCGCGCCGGTGCGCGACGCGTCGGGCGCGATCACGGCGGCGATCAGCATGTCCGCGACCAGCCCTTACATGCCCACCGCGCGGATGCGCAGCCTCAGCACGGTGATGCGGGCGACCGCCGACCGCATCTCGCGAGCGCTGGGTCACCAGGTCGACCGCGACGGCCTCGAGGAGCAGGATCCCTGCGGCACACGCACTCGCGGAGCGGCCGCTCGCCGGCTGGCAGAATGA
- a CDS encoding MFS transporter, with protein sequence MSTTSGAVAPRPTRTRYLIMVMLFVTVVINYLDRSNLSVASTGIAKDPHLTTFQQGLMLSAFGWTYAAAQIPGGWLVDRVPPRVLYPAALVLWSLATCLMGVVGSFVGLFVLRLAVGAFEAPAYPINNKVVTAWFPERERAGAIGFYTSGQFVGLALLTPLLLWMQKSYGWHTIFVVTGLVGLVWAVVWFAVYRGPRDFRGTNDAELEHIAVGGGLVDVDGGQHAKEPFRWGDLALVLSRRKLWGAYLGQFCLTSTLWFFLTWFPTYLVKYRHMDFLKTGFLASLPFVAAFVGVVFSGIFSDRLLRRGVSVGTARKLPIITGLLISISVLGANHTDSTGMVIFFLALAFFGNGLASITWSLVSALAPSRLLGLTGGVFNFIGNLSSIATPLIIGALVSETDFTPALVYIAVVSALGALSYLLLVGSVERIEG encoded by the coding sequence ATGAGCACGACCTCCGGCGCCGTCGCGCCCCGTCCGACCCGGACGCGCTACCTGATCATGGTGATGCTCTTCGTCACCGTGGTCATCAACTACCTCGACCGCAGCAACCTCTCGGTCGCGTCCACGGGCATCGCCAAGGACCCGCACCTGACGACCTTCCAGCAGGGTCTGATGCTCTCGGCCTTCGGATGGACCTATGCCGCCGCCCAGATCCCCGGCGGCTGGCTCGTCGACCGGGTCCCACCGCGGGTGCTGTACCCGGCGGCACTCGTGCTGTGGTCGCTGGCCACCTGCCTCATGGGCGTGGTGGGGAGCTTCGTCGGGCTGTTCGTGCTGCGCCTCGCGGTGGGCGCCTTCGAGGCGCCGGCCTATCCGATCAACAACAAGGTCGTCACCGCGTGGTTCCCCGAGCGGGAGCGCGCCGGCGCCATCGGGTTCTACACCTCTGGGCAGTTCGTGGGCCTGGCCCTGCTGACCCCCCTCCTGCTCTGGATGCAGAAGTCCTACGGGTGGCACACGATCTTCGTCGTCACCGGCCTGGTCGGCCTGGTGTGGGCAGTGGTGTGGTTCGCCGTCTACCGGGGTCCGCGCGACTTCCGGGGCACGAACGACGCCGAGCTGGAGCACATCGCGGTCGGAGGCGGTCTCGTGGACGTCGACGGCGGGCAGCACGCCAAGGAGCCCTTCCGGTGGGGAGACCTTGCCCTCGTGCTGAGCCGACGCAAGCTGTGGGGGGCCTACCTCGGGCAGTTCTGCCTGACCTCGACCCTGTGGTTCTTCCTCACCTGGTTCCCGACCTACCTCGTGAAGTACCGCCACATGGACTTCCTCAAGACCGGCTTCCTGGCGTCGCTGCCCTTCGTCGCAGCCTTCGTCGGTGTCGTCTTCTCCGGGATCTTCTCCGACCGACTTCTGCGTCGGGGGGTCTCCGTGGGGACTGCCCGCAAGCTCCCGATCATCACCGGCCTGCTGATCTCGATCTCGGTCCTCGGGGCGAACCACACCGACAGCACGGGGATGGTGATCTTCTTCCTCGCCCTGGCGTTCTTCGGCAACGGGCTGGCCTCGATCACCTGGTCGCTGGTCTCGGCGCTGGCGCCATCGCGGCTGCTGGGCCTCACCGGCGGCGTCTTCAACTTCATCGGCAACCTGTCCTCGATCGCGACCCCGCTCATCATCGGAGCCCTGGTGTCCGAGACCGACTTCACCCCCGCCCTGGTCTACATCGCGGTCGTCTCGGCTCTCGGTGCCCTGTCCTACCTCCTCCTCGTCGGATCGGTGGAGCGCATCGAGGGCTGA